The Clostridia bacterium sequence TTGCCTGACCGCCAAAGTCCAGCTTGATTTCCTTGATGTCTTTGGTCATATAATAGCCATTTTCGTCTTTGCCAAAATGCACTTTTTCAAAGTCTGTATAAGGCAAGCATTGTTCAATCTGTTCTGTTGAAGGAACGCTTGTGCGTTGTGTTTCATCATGAATATTAGTAGAATCCAGTTCCCACAATTCCATCAAAGGATAAATGGCAGGGTTAAAATACTCGTTAACATTAAATTCTTCGCCGTCTATAGTTAACATTCCGTTTGCGTTAGATCGGAATTCTTTTGCAACCGTCAGCATGTGATAGAGGTATTCAGAGATATAGAACTTCTTAGCTGGATCAAAGTTGTCGTCAGCACCGTAATTGTTGAACTGATAGATAACGCTTTTTCTGTCAACAGTGTTGAGTTCTTCGTTCATTGATTTTAGCGTAGTTACTATTTCGTCTCTTGCGTTTTTCAAAGTATTTAGGTTATAGCCATAAAGGGTGCCGGTTATTACTATCATACCGGTTTGAGGCGTGCCAAATACCCATGTGCCTGTAGGTCCAAAATCTACTGATTTTAGGGTTTTAGAGCATGACGAAAAAAGCGCCATGCATGAGAGTATTATAATTAATGTTAATGCAAATGATATTTTTTTCATAAGTCCTTTTAGATTATACTATAAAATCATCAAACTGTAATGGATTTAGAATGAGATATTATTTTAATTTAACCTTATGCTTTATTGGCAAAATTATACAATGCAATAATATAATAAAAACCTGTGGATAGATATAAAAAATTATTGCAAAATTTATAAAATATTGTATAATATAATAGCTGTTTTTTGTAAACATTTGCGAGAGTGGCGGAACTGGCAGACGCGCACGTTTGAGGGGCGTGTGGTTACACCGTACGGGTTCAAGTCCCGTCTCTCGCACCACATTAG is a genomic window containing:
- a CDS encoding FAD:protein FMN transferase, with product MKKISFALTLIIILSCMALFSSCSKTLKSVDFGPTGTWVFGTPQTGMIVITGTLYGYNLNTLKNARDEIVTTLKSMNEELNTVDRKSVIYQFNNYGADDNFDPAKKFYISEYLYHMLTVAKEFRSNANGMLTIDGEEFNVNEYFNPAIYPLMELWELDSTNIHDETQRTSVPSTEQIEQCLPYTDFEKVHFGKDENGYYMTKDIKEIKLDFGGQAKGYGTDLAVEICKKYNIKGAFFNIGGNVFVYKQKPLDDGTTQKWNAGITMPIQHQQSAFCALKLENTSVVTSGDYNRYFMFNGVKYAHILNPFNGLPVNITRDEEGNDSYNQSGLISVTIIDQNSELSDIYAKIVMLLGMENGVKYMNQNNLSGVLISNDKRFAAVGKLEQYDSYGALGYQDYTAYVDAGGVEYSFK